The DNA sequence TAGCCAATGGTAAGTAAGAGTAAACACCTGCTGAAATTTGGCGGACATAGCCCGCACGCAGCATAAGTGCATGACTGATGACTTGTGCATCACTAGGCATTTCACGTAGTGTTGGGATTAACATTTTACTTTGTTTCATAAATTCTTCCTTTTATTTATTATTTAGAATTCACCTTTTAAAAGAAGGTTCTCATAATATCATTCCAGGTCACCGCAATCAGCAACACCACCATAATGGCGACACCTGCTAAAGTGACATAGGTTTCTGTTTCCTGTTTCAATGGCTTGCGACGAATGGCTTCAAGAAGATTGAGCACAATCTTTCCACCGTCAAGCGCTGGGATAGGAATGAGATTAAAAATACCAATATTTAGAGATAGCATAGCTAATAAAGCGATAACACTTTCAAGACCGCCTTTAGCAGCGTCACTACTGGCTTTGTAAATCGCCACAGGACCGCCTAGTTTATTGATGTCTGGGTGGAAAATTAAATTTTTTAAAGCGTCAAAGATGCGGAAACTAGCGTTCCAAGCCATGCTAAACCCACCCGCGATCATAGACGGAAAATCTGATTTCAAGCCCGGCATCACTCCTAATAGATATCTTCCTCGCTCTTTTTTAGGCTTAACTGTCAGCTCTCGAACTTTATTTCCGCTTTTAACCGTCACATTTAGTTCTGATTGCCCTTTACTGTTTTTCGTCTCAGACTGAACAGCTTGGGTCAAATCCGACCAATTCTTAATTTCGGCTTGACCAACTTTTAAAATCTGGTCGTTATTTTTTACACCAGCTTGTGCCAAGGCACCGTCCTGTAAGACACGAATGTGATTTGTATTGGGATTGGCAACGCCACCCTGCATGAAAATCAACAACAGAAAAGCTACAATCCCCAAAATGAAATTGTTCATCGGTCCTGCAAAGTTGGTAATGAGGCGCCCGCCTAAACTAGCATTTTGATACTGCACATCAAGCGGAGCAATCCGAACCTCTGTGCCGTCTTCTTCTACGATTGTTGCATCATGGTCAACCGCATAGGTCTTTTGTTCATCTAGTACCAAACCAGTGATTTCAAGCTTGTTTTCTAAATCAAAGCCCGTCACATTCATCGGCAGAGCAGTTTGATCAATTTTCTTGCCCGAAAGGTTGATTCGGACGACCTTGCCTGCTTCATTTAAAGTCAAACTAGCAGGTGTTCCGGTTTTAATCTCGGTCGAATCTTCGCCCCAACCAGCCATACGAACATAGCCACCCAGCGGTAACATCCGAATAGTATAGGCCGTGCCGTCTTTTCCGATATGAGCAAAAATTTTCGGGCCCATTCCAATAGCAAACTCCCGCACCAAAATGCCCGATTTTTTCGCAAAATAGAAATGTCCAAACTCATGAACAACTACAATAATTCCAAAAACAATGATAAAGGTGATAATTCCTATAATACCAGACTGCATTACACCAACCTTTCTACTTTCTGACATGATCATCTTACTGAATTGTACCCAGCAAATCAAGATTACTTCACTCGGCTTAAGATTTCCTTATAAAGTTCATTCACAAAGAGGCTGGGAGGAACGTTTCCCAGACTCTTACAATAATTATTTTTACAACAAAACGCAGTGGTGAGAAACTCTGTTGACTTTAGTCAATTTAGAGTTCCTATGCACAATTGATTAGGTACTTTAGTGCCAAGCAATCACTGTTGAGTGGCAGTTCTAATCCCTTGCTACGCAAGGCATGACGACCAAACCCTAGTCAACTGCACAAAGTAAAATGATAAAATCAATTTCTTGCGAAATATTGATTTTTTATGTCATCTTCTCAGATTTCATTTTTCTGTGAGTGATTACAAAACAATCACATTAGTCTGTCCCACTTCATTTTACCATTCTCATTAGAACAATCCAAAGAAATGCATCAAGGGAAAGACAAACAGCATGCTGTCAAAACGATCTAACACACCACCATGTCCGGGTATAAATTTACCAGAATCTTTGACTCCAAAATGGCGCTTAATCGCACTTTCTACCAAATCCCCAAACTGTCCTGCAATACTAAAGAATACTGTGAAAAGAAGCATGACAAACATATGATGAGGTGCGGCAACGTTTCTATCAAACAACATAAAAATAAATGTTACAAGGACTGCTGAAGCAATGCCTCCTAGGCTGCCCTCAACAGTTTTATTTGGTGAAACTCGCGGAGCTAAGCGACGTACGCCATATCTCCGTCCGACCAAGTAAGCTCCGCTATCCGTTGCCCAGACGATAAACAAGGCTAAGAGCACTTTGTCAAAACCAGCCACCCGTGCATCTAGCAAAGCATTGAAGCCAATTCCCACGTAAAAACTCGCAGCGATTGGATAAGCCGCATCTTCAAAACTGTAATTTTTCCCTAGAACAGTTGAGCCTAATAGAAGAAAAACAACTAAACTATAGGCCACAACATTTCCGTCTACCGGCAAAAATTTCAAATAGTTTTCGAGTGGAATCGTCAGCACAAAACCTGCTAACATGGCTAAGACACCTTCTAGTGTGGTACTTCTCAGCCCTTTCATTTGCAGCAATTCATGAACACCCAACATGGCTAGAAGCCCCATTCCAATTTGCAGAAGAGCGCCTCCTATCATCAAAACTGGAATGAAGATAGCAAGTGCCACTCCGCCAAAAATAACACGTCTTTGTAAATCCTTATCCATAAATTCTCCTACACGCCGCCAAATCGACGATTTCGTTTACTATATTCTTCAATAGCTGCTTTCAAAGCTTTCTCATCAAAATCCGGCCATAAAATGTCTGTAAAATACAGCTCACTATATGCACTTTGCCAAGGTAAGAAATTACTCAAACGCAATTCTCCGCTCGTTCGAATGACCAAATCCGGATCGCGCAATAATCGAGGTAGATTGCTGGTTTGTAGATAATTGGCAATTATCTCTTCATCAATCTCGCCCGGACTGAACTTGGCATCTAACACATCTTGAGCAATCATTTTAACCGCCTGAACAATCTCAGCACGACCACCATAATTTAAAGCAAAATTAAGAATTAGACCTGTATTGAGTCGTGTC is a window from the Streptococcus anginosus subsp. whileyi MAS624 genome containing:
- a CDS encoding M50 family metallopeptidase translates to MQSGIIGIITFIIVFGIIVVVHEFGHFYFAKKSGILVREFAIGMGPKIFAHIGKDGTAYTIRMLPLGGYVRMAGWGEDSTEIKTGTPASLTLNEAGKVVRINLSGKKIDQTALPMNVTGFDLENKLEITGLVLDEQKTYAVDHDATIVEEDGTEVRIAPLDVQYQNASLGGRLITNFAGPMNNFILGIVAFLLLIFMQGGVANPNTNHIRVLQDGALAQAGVKNNDQILKVGQAEIKNWSDLTQAVQSETKNSKGQSELNVTVKSGNKVRELTVKPKKERGRYLLGVMPGLKSDFPSMIAGGFSMAWNASFRIFDALKNLIFHPDINKLGGPVAIYKASSDAAKGGLESVIALLAMLSLNIGIFNLIPIPALDGGKIVLNLLEAIRRKPLKQETETYVTLAGVAIMVVLLIAVTWNDIMRTFF
- a CDS encoding phosphatidate cytidylyltransferase, yielding MDKDLQRRVIFGGVALAIFIPVLMIGGALLQIGMGLLAMLGVHELLQMKGLRSTTLEGVLAMLAGFVLTIPLENYLKFLPVDGNVVAYSLVVFLLLGSTVLGKNYSFEDAAYPIAASFYVGIGFNALLDARVAGFDKVLLALFIVWATDSGAYLVGRRYGVRRLAPRVSPNKTVEGSLGGIASAVLVTFIFMLFDRNVAAPHHMFVMLLFTVFFSIAGQFGDLVESAIKRHFGVKDSGKFIPGHGGVLDRFDSMLFVFPLMHFFGLF